A window of the Roseburia sp. 831b genome harbors these coding sequences:
- a CDS encoding phage tail tape measure protein → MADDGMKRVGLVFKTDGTVDFKKSLSDVNNSINENRTAFKLAQSEWDKNTSALKKMQDRQEYLTNQTDSYSEKVRQLNEILAAQESAENKDEAAISKTKQALNSAQASLNYYQKGLEEVTKQINSGAAQLEEYSKKLDKVSEVSKKVGGTLSKTLTAGITATAAAAGAAWVELDNAYDGIAAGTGAVGDALNDLQDSFDNVYGNFPESAANVSTSIADINTRFGFTGQTLEDCSKKFLEFSQVNNTDVSSAIQNVSRYMGDAGIKSSEYSSVLDSLTAASQGSGIAIDNLTELLTKYGAPMRALGFETQESIAMFSQWEKAGVNTEIAFSGMKKAISNWSAAGKDAKVEFKNTLDEIAKCPDIASATTLAIETFGAKAGPDLADAIQGGRFSIEEFMNVVENSGGTLDATWGAMQDGPDKVKASINELKIVGSDLADTALSSLAPIIDDFCSSIKSLKEWFDGLSESQKEMILKIALFIAAIGPVIMIVGQICGGASKILLLMSQLPGMLLKVQSAISVAKGAFAAFNGVLMANPIILIIAAIAALVAGFIYLWNNCEGFRQFWINLWEIVSSWFAEKIEKLKEGFEVIHGFFNDLPGNIEGGIESFKEKVASGVENVKENIEGKFTETYNNVDSITNGGLSAALSSAKQNLSNMKSAYDEAGGGMKGIMAGAIEGIKGSFQTGFTFVDTFSGGKLSNMVSNVSGKMDEAHEACRNAIERIKKIFDFDWHFPKLKLPHFSATGSFSLNPLKVPTIDVDWYANGGILNKPTIFGANGNSLLGGGEAGKEVVAPLTDLKAYMREVNAQSNVELIQALKDGLGDVFYNAFIKALRTVNPSVVLDDEKVGEFVLDLLRKEVFT, encoded by the coding sequence TTGGCTGACGATGGAATGAAAAGGGTTGGTCTTGTTTTTAAAACAGATGGAACCGTTGACTTTAAAAAGTCTTTATCGGATGTCAACAACTCAATCAATGAGAATAGGACAGCATTTAAATTAGCGCAATCTGAATGGGATAAAAATACGTCTGCGCTAAAAAAGATGCAGGATAGACAAGAGTATCTGACGAACCAGACGGATTCATATTCAGAAAAAGTTAGACAATTAAATGAAATCCTTGCAGCGCAGGAAAGCGCAGAGAATAAAGATGAGGCTGCTATTTCAAAAACAAAACAGGCATTAAACAGTGCGCAGGCGTCGTTAAATTACTATCAAAAAGGCTTGGAGGAAGTTACCAAACAGATTAATAGTGGTGCAGCACAACTAGAGGAGTACTCCAAAAAGCTTGATAAGGTAAGTGAGGTTTCAAAAAAAGTAGGCGGAACACTTTCCAAAACACTTACAGCAGGAATTACTGCAACCGCTGCGGCTGCAGGTGCAGCATGGGTTGAACTCGATAATGCTTATGATGGAATCGCTGCAGGAACTGGAGCAGTTGGTGACGCTCTAAATGATCTGCAAGACAGTTTTGATAATGTTTATGGTAACTTTCCCGAAAGCGCTGCCAATGTATCGACTTCAATTGCGGATATCAATACCAGATTTGGATTCACAGGACAGACACTTGAAGATTGCTCTAAGAAGTTCCTTGAGTTCTCACAAGTAAACAACACGGATGTATCGTCTGCAATTCAAAATGTGTCAAGATACATGGGCGATGCAGGAATAAAGTCATCTGAATACTCGTCAGTTCTTGATTCCTTAACGGCAGCATCACAGGGAAGTGGAATTGCAATTGACAATTTAACAGAGTTGTTGACAAAGTACGGAGCACCAATGCGAGCATTGGGATTTGAAACTCAAGAGAGCATTGCAATGTTTTCACAATGGGAAAAGGCTGGTGTTAATACCGAGATTGCTTTTTCCGGTATGAAAAAGGCTATCTCGAACTGGTCTGCTGCTGGGAAAGATGCGAAAGTCGAATTTAAAAATACTTTGGATGAGATTGCAAAATGTCCTGATATCGCATCAGCGACAACTTTAGCAATTGAAACTTTTGGTGCAAAGGCGGGACCTGACCTAGCGGACGCTATTCAAGGTGGTCGATTCAGCATTGAAGAATTCATGAATGTTGTAGAAAATTCCGGAGGAACTCTTGATGCAACCTGGGGAGCAATGCAAGATGGGCCAGACAAAGTTAAGGCATCTATTAATGAATTGAAAATTGTCGGGTCTGATTTGGCAGATACTGCCTTATCATCGTTAGCACCAATCATCGATGATTTTTGCAGTAGCATTAAATCTTTAAAAGAATGGTTTGATGGGCTTTCAGAGTCACAGAAGGAGATGATTTTAAAAATAGCCTTGTTTATAGCAGCAATAGGACCAGTAATCATGATTGTAGGACAGATTTGTGGCGGAGCATCAAAGATTCTGCTATTAATGTCGCAGCTCCCCGGAATGCTTTTAAAAGTACAATCTGCAATTTCGGTTGCAAAAGGTGCATTTGCTGCATTTAATGGTGTGCTTATGGCAAACCCTATCATTTTAATTATTGCAGCCATCGCAGCATTAGTTGCAGGATTTATTTATTTATGGAACAACTGCGAAGGATTCCGGCAGTTCTGGATAAATTTATGGGAAATAGTTTCCTCCTGGTTTGCCGAAAAAATCGAAAAACTCAAAGAAGGGTTCGAAGTCATTCACGGATTTTTTAACGATTTACCTGGAAATATCGAGGGTGGAATCGAATCTTTTAAAGAAAAAGTTGCATCTGGTGTAGAAAATGTGAAAGAGAATATAGAGGGGAAATTCACTGAAACTTACAACAACGTCGATTCTATCACAAATGGCGGATTATCCGCAGCACTTTCATCCGCAAAGCAAAATCTTTCAAATATGAAATCTGCATACGACGAGGCAGGTGGAGGCATGAAGGGAATCATGGCAGGAGCAATTGAAGGTATTAAGGGTTCTTTTCAAACCGGTTTTACATTCGTTGACACTTTTTCAGGTGGAAAGCTTAGCAATATGGTTTCAAATGTGTCAGGGAAGATGGATGAGGCACACGAAGCTTGCCGCAATGCAATTGAACGTATAAAAAAAATTTTCGATTTCGACTGGCATTTTCCAAAACTCAAGCTGCCACATTTCAGTGCCACAGGTTCGTTTAGTTTAAATCCACTGAAAGTGCCAACGATTGATGTCGACTGGTATGCGAACGGAGGTATCTTGAACAAACCGACTATATTTGGTGCAAATGGCAATTCACTTTTAGGTGGTGGAGAGGCCGGCAAGGAAGTTGTCGCACCATTAACAGACTTGAAAGCCTACATGCGTGAAGTGAATGCGCAATCAAATGTCGAGCTTATACAGGCTCTTAAAGATGGACTTGGGGATGTATTTTACAATGCATTTATAAAAGCCCTAAGAACTGTAAATCCATCCGTAGTCCTTGATGACGAAAAAGTCGGTGAATTTGTCCTTGACCTTTTAAGAAAAGAGGTATTTACATAG
- a CDS encoding phage tail domain-containing protein — translation MFIFNGKSSDSMGVVLNDELIFPKSAINHESVEIDGMDGSIMTPLNRKNIEMTVKATLLRKNNFDNVKAWLDGEGIFEYEGRYRKAYIFSDIDFERHGPFKYQFEITFIFEPYWHRKDAYMQVTDTVLNAGNVESKPLIKLVGTGTVDLTVNDVRFAVTFDSDGEIEIDCEKMEETKPKCIYIGFEYPTLHPGVNSITFHSGKAKVFIKKKDRWI, via the coding sequence GTGTTTATTTTCAATGGGAAAAGCAGTGATTCGATGGGTGTCGTTTTAAACGACGAGCTCATTTTTCCAAAATCTGCGATAAATCATGAGAGTGTGGAGATTGATGGAATGGACGGTTCCATCATGACGCCGCTCAATCGAAAAAATATAGAAATGACAGTGAAAGCGACACTTCTTCGGAAGAACAATTTTGACAATGTGAAGGCTTGGCTGGATGGCGAGGGAATCTTTGAGTATGAGGGAAGATACAGAAAGGCTTATATTTTTTCTGACATTGATTTTGAGCGTCACGGTCCATTTAAATATCAATTTGAAATCACGTTCATTTTTGAACCATATTGGCACAGGAAAGATGCTTACATGCAAGTCACAGACACCGTTTTAAATGCCGGAAATGTTGAATCAAAACCATTGATAAAGCTTGTCGGCACGGGAACTGTTGATTTGACTGTTAATGATGTGCGATTTGCTGTCACATTTGATTCTGACGGTGAGATTGAAATTGACTGTGAGAAGATGGAAGAGACAAAGCCGAAGTGTATTTACATTGGGTTTGAATACCCGACACTCCATCCAGGAGTGAATAGCATTACTTTTCACAGTGGAAAGGCAAAAGTCTTTATAAAGAAGAAAGACAGGTGGATTTGA